A single genomic interval of Cupriavidus sp. MP-37 harbors:
- the aceA gene encoding isocitrate lyase, whose product MNRQEQIQALQKDWDTNPRWKGIRRNFTAEDVVRLRGSVQVEHTLARRGAEKLWKLLHTEPFVNSLGALTGNQAMQQVKAGLKAIYLSGWQVAGDANLAGEMYPDQSLYPANSVPQVVKRINNTFQRADQIQWSEGTGDTDFFAPIVADAEAGFGGVLNAFELMKAMIEAGAAGVHFEDQLASVKKCGHMGGKVLVPTREAVAKLTAARLAADVSGVPTLVIARTDAEAADLLTSDIDDNDKPFCTGERTVEGFYRVRNGLEQSISRALAYAEVADLVWCETGKPDLEFAKKFAEAVHARFPGKMLAYNCSPSFNWKKNLDDATIARFQRELGAMGYKFQFITLAGFHSLNYSMFNLAYGYARNQMSAFVELQEAEFKAAEKGFTAVKHQREVGTGYFDAVTQTIEGGQSSTTALKGSTEDEQFFEDKKVA is encoded by the coding sequence ATGAACCGCCAAGAGCAGATCCAGGCCCTGCAGAAAGACTGGGATACCAATCCGCGCTGGAAAGGTATCCGGCGCAACTTCACGGCCGAAGACGTGGTGCGCCTGCGTGGATCGGTCCAGGTGGAGCACACCCTGGCACGCCGGGGGGCCGAGAAGCTGTGGAAGCTGTTGCACACCGAGCCGTTCGTCAACTCGCTTGGCGCGCTGACCGGCAACCAGGCCATGCAGCAGGTCAAGGCTGGCCTGAAGGCGATCTACCTGTCGGGCTGGCAAGTCGCCGGCGACGCCAACCTGGCCGGCGAAATGTACCCCGACCAGTCGCTGTACCCGGCCAACTCGGTGCCGCAAGTGGTCAAGCGCATCAACAACACCTTCCAGCGCGCCGACCAGATCCAGTGGAGCGAAGGGACGGGCGACACCGACTTCTTCGCCCCGATCGTGGCCGACGCGGAGGCCGGCTTCGGCGGCGTGCTGAATGCCTTTGAACTGATGAAGGCCATGATCGAAGCGGGCGCCGCCGGCGTGCACTTCGAAGACCAGCTCGCCTCGGTGAAGAAATGCGGCCACATGGGCGGCAAAGTGCTGGTGCCGACCCGCGAAGCCGTCGCCAAGCTGACCGCCGCGCGCCTGGCCGCCGACGTCTCGGGCGTGCCGACCCTGGTGATCGCCCGTACCGACGCCGAGGCCGCCGACCTGCTGACCTCGGACATCGACGACAACGACAAGCCGTTCTGCACCGGCGAGCGCACCGTGGAAGGCTTCTACCGCGTCCGCAACGGCCTGGAGCAGTCGATCTCGCGCGCGCTGGCCTACGCCGAGGTGGCCGACCTGGTGTGGTGCGAAACCGGCAAGCCGGACCTGGAGTTCGCCAAGAAGTTTGCCGAAGCCGTGCACGCCCGCTTCCCGGGCAAGATGCTGGCCTACAACTGCTCGCCGTCGTTCAACTGGAAGAAGAACCTCGACGACGCCACCATCGCCAGGTTCCAGCGCGAACTGGGCGCGATGGGCTACAAGTTCCAGTTCATCACGCTGGCCGGCTTCCACTCGCTCAACTATTCGATGTTCAACCTGGCCTACGGCTACGCCCGCAACCAGATGAGCGCGTTCGTCGAATTGCAGGAAGCCGAGTTCAAGGCCGCCGAGAAGGGCTTCACCGCGGTCAAGCACCAGCGCGAAGTCGGCACCGGTTACTTCGACGCTGTGACCCAGACCATCGAAGGCGGCCAGTCGTCGACGACCGCGCTGAAGGGTTCGACCGAAGACGAGCAGTTCTTCGAAGACAAGAAAGTGGCCTGA
- a CDS encoding terminase: MRDDEPLLRWQWRGYARNHQHPRNLLLHIVAVPMFMAGTVLGLYGLLRLNLPAIALGLVCMGMSMALQGRGHRLEAHAPEPFAGPADIAGRILAEQWITFPRYVLSGQWWRALVGRDPAPVRSGDATGQGG, encoded by the coding sequence ATGCGCGACGACGAACCGCTGCTGCGCTGGCAGTGGCGTGGCTATGCCCGCAACCACCAGCATCCCCGCAACCTGCTGCTGCATATTGTGGCCGTGCCGATGTTCATGGCCGGCACCGTGCTGGGCCTCTACGGCTTGCTGCGCCTGAACTTGCCGGCGATCGCGCTGGGCCTGGTCTGCATGGGCATGTCGATGGCGCTGCAGGGCCGCGGCCACCGGCTGGAAGCCCATGCGCCGGAGCCGTTTGCCGGGCCCGCTGACATCGCGGGACGGATTCTGGCCGAGCAATGGATCACCTTTCCGCGCTATGTGCTGTCGGGGCAATGGTGGCGCGCGCTGGTCGGCCGCGACCCGGCGCCTGTGCGTTCCGGCGATGCGACCGGACAGGGTGGCTGA
- a CDS encoding sensor histidine kinase: protein MNAMDRCFSHACTAIPSRLNILGRDLLFVLCMNSVIAISLNYGFQTGGSLWHNFVYSQLIGLSIWALIDIPRVVIWWNDRPRRWPFLLLAAAAVPAGVIFGSWATRVVLDLPPKSADEAGGMLRMCLVVGMLAAASMIYFYWSREKLASLERQAALDALQREEAEKQLVRAQLMALQAQIEPHFLFNSLANLDGLIATDPPAARQLLQRLIGFLRMSLAHTRAEQCTLRQEFELLRSYLEIQAMRFGQRLSYDIDLPRELAKVEIPPMLIQPLVENAVTHGIEPCMIGGHIRLSARAAGDNAVQVVIADTGVGFGHASGKGSGLGITHVRERLARIFGAAATMQMEENTPRGVVVRLTLPLERPAEAPTVTQTVTAVPEGMPVSAPAMPRL, encoded by the coding sequence ATGAACGCCATGGACCGCTGCTTCTCACACGCCTGCACCGCCATCCCGTCGCGCCTGAATATCCTCGGGCGCGACCTGCTGTTCGTGCTGTGCATGAACTCGGTGATCGCCATCAGCCTGAACTACGGCTTCCAGACCGGCGGCTCGCTGTGGCACAACTTCGTCTACAGCCAACTGATCGGCCTGTCGATCTGGGCGCTGATCGACATCCCGCGGGTGGTGATCTGGTGGAACGACCGGCCGCGGCGCTGGCCGTTCCTGCTGCTCGCCGCCGCGGCGGTGCCGGCCGGCGTGATATTCGGCAGCTGGGCCACGCGCGTGGTGCTGGACCTGCCGCCCAAGTCGGCCGACGAGGCCGGCGGCATGCTGCGCATGTGCCTGGTGGTGGGCATGCTGGCGGCCGCGTCGATGATCTATTTCTACTGGTCGCGCGAGAAGCTGGCGTCGCTGGAGCGGCAGGCGGCGCTGGACGCGCTGCAGCGTGAGGAAGCCGAAAAGCAGCTGGTGCGCGCGCAGCTGATGGCGCTGCAGGCACAGATCGAGCCGCACTTCCTGTTCAACTCGCTGGCCAACCTCGACGGGCTGATCGCCACCGATCCGCCGGCGGCGCGCCAGCTGCTGCAGCGGCTGATCGGCTTCCTGCGCATGTCGCTGGCGCATACCCGCGCCGAGCAATGCACGCTGCGCCAGGAGTTCGAGCTGCTGCGCAGCTATCTCGAGATCCAGGCGATGCGTTTCGGCCAGCGGCTCTCGTACGACATCGACCTGCCGCGCGAACTGGCGAAGGTAGAGATCCCGCCGATGCTGATCCAGCCGCTGGTGGAAAACGCGGTCACGCACGGCATCGAGCCCTGCATGATCGGCGGCCATATCCGGCTGTCGGCGCGCGCGGCTGGCGACAATGCGGTGCAGGTGGTGATCGCCGATACCGGGGTGGGTTTCGGCCATGCCTCGGGCAAGGGCTCGGGACTGGGCATCACCCATGTGCGCGAGCGGCTGGCGCGCATCTTCGGCGCGGCGGCGACCATGCAGATGGAAGAAAACACGCCGCGCGGCGTGGTGGTGCGGCTGACCTTGCCGCTGGAGCGCCCGGCCGAGGCGCCCACCGTGACCCAGACCGTCACCGCCGTGCCGGAAGGCATGCCGGTATCCGCCCCGGCCATGCCGCGGCTCTGA
- a CDS encoding alpha/beta fold hydrolase, translating into MPAPQVPQPVSQSCFIDAGDVSLAARRWGEPGPMRPTVVLVHGYPDNSEVWHAVAAQLAGRFDVVAYDVRGAGRSTAPQATAAYRLQKLADDFIAVIDAVSPQRAVHLVGHDWGSIQGWEFVTDPRLQGRIASFTSCSGPCLDHAAIALRELRQQQSPAALGQALRQLVASWYIGFFHLPWLPELSWRLWLGRAWPSYLRLTEGLRVGPNPTQAADGCHGVRLYRANILPALRAPRRRAAHAPVQLIVPLHDRYVKPAVTEGMHRWTSQLWRRTVPAQHWLPLADPAGFAAMVGEFVDHIEGAPASTALRASRVH; encoded by the coding sequence ATGCCTGCTCCGCAAGTCCCGCAGCCAGTCTCGCAATCGTGCTTCATCGATGCCGGCGACGTGAGCCTCGCCGCTAGGCGCTGGGGCGAGCCCGGGCCGATGCGGCCCACCGTCGTGCTGGTGCATGGCTATCCCGACAACAGCGAGGTCTGGCACGCCGTGGCGGCGCAGCTGGCCGGGCGCTTCGACGTGGTGGCCTACGATGTGCGCGGCGCCGGGCGCTCGACCGCACCGCAGGCAACCGCGGCCTACCGGCTGCAGAAGCTGGCCGACGACTTCATCGCCGTGATCGACGCGGTGTCGCCGCAGCGCGCGGTGCACCTGGTCGGCCACGACTGGGGCTCGATCCAGGGCTGGGAATTCGTTACCGATCCCCGTCTCCAGGGGCGCATTGCCTCCTTCACCTCCTGCTCCGGCCCGTGCCTGGACCACGCGGCCATCGCGCTGCGCGAACTGCGCCAGCAACAATCGCCGGCGGCGCTGGGTCAGGCGCTGCGCCAGCTTGTGGCATCCTGGTACATCGGCTTTTTCCACTTGCCATGGCTGCCCGAGTTGTCCTGGCGCCTCTGGCTGGGCCGGGCGTGGCCCAGCTACCTGCGCCTGACCGAGGGCTTGCGCGTCGGACCGAACCCCACCCAGGCCGCGGACGGTTGCCATGGCGTGCGGCTGTACCGCGCCAATATCCTGCCGGCGCTGCGCGCGCCACGACGCCGAGCTGCGCATGCGCCGGTGCAGCTGATCGTGCCGCTGCATGACCGTTACGTGAAGCCCGCGGTGACCGAGGGCATGCACCGCTGGACCTCGCAACTCTGGCGCCGCACGGTGCCGGCGCAGCACTGGCTGCCATTGGCGGACCCGGCCGGGTTTGCGGCGATGGTCGGAGAATTTGTCGACCATATCGAGGGCGCGCCGGCCTCAACGGCGCTGCGCGCGAGTCGCGTCCACTAG
- a CDS encoding MFS transporter produces MSTAALEPTPNSLRHDAQVIGLVGLAHGVSHFYHLLLAPLFPWIKAEFGLSYAELGLLMTVFFAVSAVVQTASGFVVDRFGARPVLFGGLACLGAAALLLSASHGYAGLLFGAAVAGLGNGVFHPADFTLLNKHVSQPRLGHAFSVHGISGNLGWAAAPLFLVAIANLASWRVALAAASAVAFIVLAVLVALRHVLDPREVQGAVGRPAARAAGAGGSVLGFLRLPQVWVCWGFFLLTTFSAAGIQSFAPTALTYLYGMPFTLATASYTVYMLCSAGGMIVGGFAASRTSNHDRLIAVSFTVSGLMAVLVGLNLVPALLVPVLMGVIGFGAGTAGPSRDLLVRAAAPAGATGRVYGVVYSGLDIGLACGPLFFGALMDARLPAWVFFMIGGFQLLSIFTAVTVGNGNRSRSQAAARAEAA; encoded by the coding sequence ATGTCCACCGCCGCCCTCGAACCCACGCCCAATTCCCTTCGCCACGACGCCCAGGTGATCGGGCTGGTGGGGCTGGCGCATGGGGTCTCGCATTTCTACCACCTGTTGCTGGCGCCGCTGTTCCCGTGGATCAAGGCGGAGTTCGGCCTCAGCTATGCCGAGCTAGGCCTGCTGATGACGGTGTTCTTCGCGGTCTCGGCGGTGGTGCAGACCGCGTCCGGTTTTGTCGTGGACCGCTTCGGCGCACGGCCGGTGCTGTTCGGCGGGCTGGCTTGCCTGGGCGCCGCGGCCTTGCTGCTGTCGGCCAGTCACGGCTATGCCGGGCTGCTGTTCGGCGCGGCGGTGGCGGGGCTGGGCAACGGCGTGTTCCACCCGGCCGACTTCACGCTGCTGAACAAGCATGTGTCGCAGCCGCGACTGGGCCACGCGTTCTCGGTGCACGGCATTTCGGGCAACCTGGGCTGGGCGGCGGCGCCGCTGTTCCTGGTGGCGATCGCCAACCTGGCCAGCTGGCGCGTGGCGCTGGCGGCGGCCTCGGCGGTGGCGTTTATCGTGCTGGCGGTGCTGGTGGCGCTGCGCCACGTGCTCGACCCGCGCGAAGTGCAGGGCGCGGTGGGCCGGCCCGCGGCGCGGGCCGCGGGGGCGGGCGGCAGCGTGCTGGGCTTTCTGCGCCTGCCGCAGGTGTGGGTGTGCTGGGGCTTCTTCCTGCTGACGACGTTCTCCGCCGCCGGCATCCAGAGCTTTGCGCCCACCGCGCTGACTTATCTCTACGGCATGCCGTTCACGCTGGCCACCGCGTCGTACACCGTCTACATGCTGTGCAGCGCCGGCGGCATGATCGTCGGCGGCTTTGCCGCCAGCCGCACCAGCAATCATGACCGCTTGATCGCGGTGAGCTTTACCGTGTCGGGGCTGATGGCGGTGCTGGTGGGGCTGAACCTGGTGCCGGCGCTGCTGGTGCCGGTGCTGATGGGCGTGATCGGCTTTGGCGCCGGCACCGCCGGCCCCTCGCGCGACCTGCTGGTGCGCGCGGCGGCACCGGCCGGCGCCACCGGGCGCGTCTACGGCGTGGTCTATTCCGGGCTGGATATCGGCCTGGCCTGCGGCCCGCTGTTCTTCGGCGCGCTGATGGATGCCAGGCTGCCGGCCTGGGTCTTCTTCATGATCGGCGGCTTCCAGCTGCTGTCGATCTTTACCGCGGTGACCGTCGGCAACGGCAACCGCTCGCGCAGCCAGGCCGCGGCACGGGCGGAGGCCGCCTAG
- the rraA gene encoding ribonuclease E activity regulator RraA has product MKPVTTDLCDAHEDRLADGTLRVMAPVFRAFGKQLAFAGPAATLKVFEDNSLVRATLESPGHGRVLVIDGGGSLRCALVGGNLGLLAEKNGWVGIVVNGCIRDTAELDVCDIGIRALAAHPQKSQKRNVGESEVTVQMPGAVVRPGNWIYVDADGILVADEKLER; this is encoded by the coding sequence ATGAAGCCCGTCACCACCGACCTGTGCGACGCCCATGAAGACCGCCTTGCCGACGGCACGCTGCGCGTGATGGCGCCGGTGTTCCGCGCCTTCGGCAAGCAGCTTGCGTTTGCCGGTCCGGCGGCGACGCTCAAGGTATTCGAAGACAACTCGCTGGTGCGCGCCACGCTGGAGTCGCCGGGCCACGGCCGCGTGCTGGTGATCGACGGCGGCGGCTCGCTGCGCTGCGCGCTGGTGGGCGGCAACCTGGGCCTGCTGGCCGAGAAGAACGGCTGGGTCGGCATCGTCGTCAATGGCTGCATCCGCGATACCGCCGAACTGGACGTGTGCGACATCGGCATCCGCGCGCTGGCCGCGCACCCGCAGAAGAGCCAGAAGCGCAACGTGGGCGAGAGTGAGGTCACGGTGCAGATGCCGGGCGCCGTGGTGCGCCCGGGCAACTGGATCTATGTCGATGCCGACGGGATCCTGGTCGCCGACGAAAAGCTGGAGCGCTGA
- a CDS encoding thiamine pyrophosphate-binding protein, with amino-acid sequence MPTTPANATQPEETDRGTPLPGGHILVDALLAHGAELAFGVPGESYLAVLDGFHRRRDRLRFIVCRQEGGAAVMAEAYGKLTGRPGLAFCTRGPGATNASIGVHTAFQDSTPMILFIGQVGTDFIDREAFQEIDYRRMFGQMAKWVAQIDRVERIPEYIARAYQTATSGRPGPVVLALPEDMLAQTAAVPQLQAYQRVMAWPGEAELARLAEMLDAAERPFVLAGGSGWTPQACADLQAFAERFRLPVGCAFRGQDLFDNRHPNYAGDVGIGINPALAERICNADLVLAIGPRLGEMTTGGYALIAAPRPVQKLVHVHAGAEELGSVYQADLMIQAAMPAIAARLAGLQPPAAPRWQAWTEAAHADYERYLQPPPFTGQGVDMAEVIRTLDQSLPADAVVTNGAGNYAGWLHRYFHYRPFTAGGRGQLAPTSGAMGYGVPAAVGAKIAFPQRTVVALAGDGCFLMNGQELATSMQYQAPVIIIVVNNGMYGTIRMHQEREYPTHVSGTELRNPDFAALARAYGARGATVTTTGAFAPALREALAAPVSTLIEIQVDPDVITPRTTLSAIRAQALASQKP; translated from the coding sequence ATGCCAACGACGCCGGCCAACGCCACCCAGCCTGAAGAGACCGATCGTGGCACGCCGCTGCCGGGCGGCCATATCCTGGTCGATGCGCTGCTGGCGCACGGCGCCGAGCTGGCCTTCGGCGTGCCGGGCGAAAGCTACCTGGCGGTGCTCGATGGCTTCCACCGCCGCCGCGACCGCTTGCGCTTCATCGTCTGCCGCCAGGAGGGCGGGGCCGCGGTGATGGCCGAAGCCTACGGCAAACTGACCGGCCGTCCCGGGCTGGCCTTCTGCACGCGCGGGCCTGGCGCCACCAATGCCAGCATCGGCGTGCATACCGCGTTCCAGGACTCGACCCCGATGATCCTGTTCATCGGCCAGGTCGGCACTGATTTCATCGACCGCGAGGCCTTCCAGGAAATCGACTACCGCCGCATGTTCGGCCAGATGGCCAAGTGGGTGGCGCAGATCGACCGGGTCGAGCGCATCCCCGAATACATCGCGCGCGCTTACCAGACCGCCACCTCGGGCCGTCCGGGCCCGGTGGTGCTGGCGCTGCCGGAAGACATGCTGGCGCAGACCGCCGCGGTGCCGCAGTTGCAGGCCTATCAGCGCGTCATGGCCTGGCCCGGCGAGGCCGAGCTGGCGCGGCTGGCCGAAATGCTCGACGCCGCCGAGCGCCCGTTCGTGCTGGCCGGCGGCAGCGGCTGGACGCCGCAGGCCTGCGCCGACCTGCAGGCCTTTGCCGAGCGCTTCAGGCTGCCGGTGGGCTGCGCCTTCCGCGGCCAGGACCTGTTCGACAACCGCCATCCCAACTACGCCGGCGATGTCGGCATCGGCATCAATCCCGCGCTGGCCGAGCGCATCTGCAACGCCGACCTGGTGCTTGCGATCGGCCCGCGGCTGGGCGAGATGACCACCGGCGGCTACGCACTGATCGCCGCGCCGCGCCCCGTCCAGAAGCTGGTCCATGTGCACGCCGGCGCCGAAGAGCTGGGCAGCGTGTACCAGGCCGACCTGATGATCCAGGCCGCGATGCCCGCCATCGCCGCGCGCCTGGCCGGCCTGCAGCCGCCGGCCGCGCCCCGCTGGCAAGCCTGGACCGAAGCCGCGCACGCCGATTACGAACGCTACCTGCAGCCGCCGCCGTTCACCGGGCAGGGCGTCGACATGGCCGAAGTCATCCGCACGCTCGACCAGTCGCTGCCGGCCGACGCGGTGGTGACCAACGGCGCCGGCAACTATGCCGGCTGGCTGCACCGCTATTTCCACTATCGCCCGTTCACCGCAGGCGGCCGCGGCCAGCTGGCGCCGACCAGCGGCGCGATGGGCTATGGCGTGCCGGCGGCAGTGGGTGCCAAGATCGCCTTCCCGCAGCGTACCGTGGTGGCGCTGGCCGGCGACGGCTGCTTCCTGATGAATGGCCAGGAACTTGCTACGTCGATGCAATACCAGGCGCCGGTGATTATCATCGTCGTCAACAACGGCATGTACGGCACCATCCGCATGCATCAGGAACGCGAATACCCGACGCATGTGTCCGGCACCGAGCTGCGCAATCCCGATTTTGCCGCGCTGGCGCGCGCCTATGGGGCACGCGGCGCTACCGTGACCACCACCGGGGCCTTTGCGCCGGCGTTGCGCGAGGCGCTGGCCGCGCCGGTGTCGACGCTGATCGAAATCCAGGTGGACCCGGACGTGATCACGCCGCGCACCACGCTGAGCGCGATCCGGGCGCAGGCGCTGGCCAGCCAGAAACCGTGA
- a CDS encoding LytTR family DNA-binding domain-containing protein, giving the protein MTPTLLIADDEALLARVLESELAALWPEARVVSVVHDGVAALAAAREHQPRVAFLDIRMPGMSGMDVARELIEFDAPPLVVFVTAYDQFALEAFERAAVDYVLKPVQRERLEATVQRLKDRLAAPAEAEGGDEEAAVAETDRLGQLLARLESLENAAPGAPQRQYLRFIKALVGQEVRIIPVDEVIYLEATDKYVNVVSGAGEALIRTSLRELTQQLDPERFWQVHRGTVVNISCVASAVNQSLGRLSLRLRDRPELLPVARQYAHLFKQM; this is encoded by the coding sequence ATGACCCCGACTCTGCTGATTGCCGACGATGAAGCGCTGCTCGCCCGCGTGCTCGAATCCGAACTGGCGGCCCTGTGGCCCGAGGCCAGGGTGGTGTCCGTGGTCCACGACGGCGTGGCGGCCCTGGCGGCGGCGCGCGAGCACCAGCCGCGCGTGGCCTTCCTCGATATCCGCATGCCGGGCATGAGCGGCATGGACGTGGCGCGCGAGCTGATCGAATTCGATGCTCCGCCGCTGGTGGTGTTCGTCACCGCCTACGACCAGTTTGCGCTGGAGGCCTTCGAGCGCGCCGCGGTGGACTACGTGCTCAAGCCGGTGCAGCGCGAACGGCTGGAAGCGACCGTCCAGCGCCTGAAGGACCGGCTGGCCGCGCCGGCGGAAGCGGAAGGCGGCGACGAGGAAGCCGCGGTGGCCGAGACCGACCGGCTCGGCCAGTTGCTGGCTCGCCTCGAATCGCTGGAAAACGCCGCCCCTGGCGCGCCGCAGCGGCAGTACCTGCGCTTTATCAAGGCACTGGTGGGGCAGGAGGTGCGCATCATTCCCGTCGATGAAGTGATCTACCTGGAAGCCACCGACAAATACGTCAACGTGGTCTCCGGCGCCGGCGAAGCGCTGATCCGCACCAGCCTGCGCGAACTGACGCAGCAGCTCGATCCCGAGCGCTTCTGGCAGGTGCACCGCGGCACCGTGGTCAACATCAGCTGCGTGGCCAGCGCGGTCAACCAGTCGCTGGGCCGGCTGTCGCTGCGGCTGCGCGACCGCCCGGAACTGCTGCCGGTGGCGCGCCAGTACGCGCACCTGTTCAAGCAGATGTGA
- a CDS encoding CysB family HTH-type transcriptional regulator produces the protein MNFQQLRSIREAVRRQFNLTEVANALYTSQPGVSRQIRELEEELGVEIFERYGKRLTGLTEPGREIVRIVERLLLEAENLRQAGDEYAGRHTGRLTVATTHTQARYALPRVVQAFRREYPHVTLALQEASPTHIVELLLTGQADIGIATEALATEAGLTSFEAYSWQHVLVVSPDHPLTRLPEPTLEDVAGFQLITYDAGFTGRRKIDSAFAEAGLQPEIVLTALDADVIKTYAELDLGVGIIASMAYDERKDSGLVRISADHLFAPNTTSVAVRRGAYLRGYAHAFINMFAPHLSRDTVSSALSEQDRQALAA, from the coding sequence CCGCGAGGCGGTGCGCCGCCAGTTCAACCTGACCGAGGTCGCCAACGCGCTCTATACCTCGCAGCCCGGCGTGTCGCGCCAGATTCGCGAGCTGGAAGAGGAACTGGGCGTCGAGATCTTCGAGCGCTACGGCAAGCGGCTGACCGGGCTGACCGAGCCCGGCCGCGAGATCGTGCGCATCGTCGAGCGCCTGCTGCTCGAGGCCGAGAACCTGCGCCAGGCCGGCGACGAATACGCCGGCCGCCACACCGGCCGGCTCACCGTCGCCACCACCCACACGCAGGCGCGCTATGCCTTGCCGCGCGTGGTGCAGGCCTTCCGCCGCGAATACCCGCATGTGACGCTGGCACTGCAGGAGGCGTCGCCGACGCATATCGTCGAGCTGCTGCTGACCGGGCAGGCCGATATCGGCATCGCCACCGAAGCGCTGGCGACCGAGGCCGGACTGACTTCGTTCGAGGCGTACAGCTGGCAGCACGTGCTGGTGGTGTCGCCGGACCACCCGCTCACGCGGCTGCCGGAACCGACGCTTGAAGACGTCGCCGGCTTCCAGCTGATCACCTACGACGCCGGCTTCACCGGCCGCCGCAAGATCGACAGCGCCTTTGCCGAGGCCGGCCTGCAGCCCGAGATCGTGCTGACGGCGCTCGACGCCGACGTGATCAAGACCTATGCCGAACTGGACCTGGGCGTCGGCATCATCGCCTCGATGGCCTATGACGAGCGCAAGGACTCGGGCCTGGTGCGGATCTCGGCCGACCACCTGTTCGCGCCCAACACCACCAGCGTGGCGGTGCGCCGCGGCGCCTACCTGCGCGGCTATGCGCACGCCTTCATCAACATGTTCGCGCCGCACCTGTCGCGCGATACCGTGAGCAGCGCGCTGTCCGAGCAGGACCGCCAGGCCCTGGCGGCCTGA
- a CDS encoding M48 family metalloprotease: MKATLSLASCAVAAALLAGCSGGMPTSVDGMLSAGTSLAKAATLSDADVKSLSDQACAESDKTNKIAAANSTYNKRLVKIMSGLKNSDVPNVNAKVYLTKDVNAWAMANGCVRVYSGLMDMMTDDEVRGVLGHELGHVALGHTKKAMQVAYTATAARGAAASAGNGAVAALSQSQLGELGEKLINAQFSQSQETAADDYSFDLLTKNKASTKGLVTAFQKLAKLDGGKSSMFSSHPGSEDRAKHIEQRMSKAS; this comes from the coding sequence ATGAAAGCAACTCTCTCGCTCGCTTCCTGCGCCGTCGCGGCGGCACTGCTGGCCGGCTGTTCCGGCGGCATGCCCACCAGTGTCGACGGCATGCTGAGCGCCGGCACCTCGCTGGCCAAGGCTGCCACGCTGTCGGACGCCGATGTCAAGAGCCTGTCGGACCAGGCCTGCGCGGAATCGGACAAGACCAACAAGATCGCCGCGGCCAACAGCACTTACAACAAGCGCCTGGTCAAGATCATGAGCGGGCTGAAGAACAGCGACGTGCCCAATGTCAATGCCAAGGTCTACCTGACCAAGGACGTCAACGCCTGGGCCATGGCCAACGGCTGCGTGCGCGTGTACAGCGGCCTGATGGACATGATGACCGACGACGAAGTGCGCGGCGTGCTGGGCCACGAGCTGGGCCACGTGGCGCTGGGCCACACCAAGAAGGCCATGCAGGTGGCCTACACCGCCACCGCGGCGCGCGGCGCGGCGGCTTCGGCCGGCAACGGCGCGGTGGCGGCGCTGTCTCAATCGCAGTTGGGCGAACTGGGCGAGAAGCTGATCAACGCGCAGTTCTCGCAGTCGCAGGAGACCGCGGCCGACGACTACTCGTTCGACCTGCTGACCAAGAACAAGGCCAGCACCAAGGGCCTGGTCACGGCGTTCCAGAAGCTGGCCAAGCTCGACGGCGGCAAGTCCAGCATGTTCTCGTCGCACCCGGGCTCGGAAGACCGCGCCAAGCACATCGAGCAGCGCATGAGCAAGGCTTCGTAA
- a CDS encoding gamma-glutamylcyclotransferase: MPRVFVYGTLRAGEVNDLNAAARRHGIAAPTLLGTAAVAGRLYDFGTYPGLVPDAGGGPVVGDIYEIAEALLPVLDEIEEVYPGQATLFVREEQAVQLDGQPVACLLYPVADAAVATLPRIDSGDWVAYRRARDTAAA, translated from the coding sequence ATGCCGCGCGTCTTTGTCTACGGCACGCTGCGCGCCGGCGAGGTCAACGACCTGAACGCCGCCGCCCGGCGCCACGGCATTGCCGCGCCCACGCTGCTGGGCACGGCTGCGGTGGCCGGCAGGCTCTATGACTTTGGCACCTATCCCGGCCTGGTGCCGGATGCCGGCGGCGGGCCGGTGGTCGGCGATATCTACGAGATTGCCGAAGCCCTGCTGCCGGTGCTGGATGAAATCGAGGAAGTTTATCCGGGGCAAGCGACGCTGTTCGTGCGCGAGGAACAGGCGGTGCAGCTCGACGGCCAGCCCGTCGCCTGCCTGCTGTACCCGGTGGCCGACGCCGCGGTCGCTACGCTGCCGCGCATCGACAGCGGCGACTGGGTCGCCTATCGGCGCGCCCGCGATACGGCCGCGGCCTGA